GATGCGTCCTCCAGCCGCCGGCGCGTGCAGCTGTCGTGCGCGTTCTGCACGAGCTCGCGGACCACCACCTCGGGGGTGGAGTACATGTTGTTGGCCAGCACCCGCATCAACCCACCCAGGTCCACCTGGGTGCGCACCAACTCGGCAACAGGACTCACGCGCTCTCCGACAAGGAACAGGACCCGCAGACTATGCGAGCCCGGTGGGGGAGGGGAACGCGGCGGAATGCGACCCGGCACGCGCTCCGCCCCGATGGACGCGGCGGGTCGGCCTTCCTGACCGATGCACCCGAGCCTGTGCCTTCTCCCCTCAGTGTGAGTAGGGCGACAGGGAGTAGGGCCGGCTGTCCGGCCGGGTTGCCCACTTCTTGTTCGGCTTGGACTGCATCACGAAGCGCAGCTCACCACCAGCCAGGAGCTCCTCGTGGCGCACGTAGCTGCGCTCCAGGGGCTTGCCGTTGAGTGTCACCTTGCCGATGTAGGGGTTGCCGTCCCCGAGGTTCTCCGTCACCACCGTGAAGCGCTTGCCGTTGGGCAGGGTCATCGCGGCGCGCTCCACGAAGGGCCGGCCGATCACGTACTCATTGCTGCCCGGCGTCACCGGATAGAAGCCAAGCGCGGTGAACACCAGCCAGGCCGACATCTGGCCGCAGTCGTCGTTGCCGGCCAGCCCGTCCGTCGTCGCCTTGTACTGGCTGTCAATGATCTGCTTCAGCCGCTCCTGCGTGCGCCAGGGCTGCCCCGTGTGGTTGTACAGGTAGGCGACGTGGTGGCTCGGCTCGTTGCCGTGCGCGTAGTAGCCGATCAGCCCGGAGATGTCCTCGACGTGCGCGAAGGCCTCGGGTGACACCCGGGTGTCGAACACCGCGTCCAGCTTCGCCGTCAGCTTCGCGTCCCCACCGAGCAGCTTGATCAACCCGGCCGTGTCCTGCGGCACGTACCAGGAGTACTGCCAGGCGTTCCCCTCGGTGTAGTCGCTGCCGTAGCCGACCGCCGCTGGATCGAACGGCTCGCGGTAGCCGCCGTCGCTCTTGCGCGCGCGCACGAAGCCCGTCTTCGTGTCGAACACGTTGCGGTAGTTCCTCGCGCGCTGCTCGAAGCTCTTGGCCACGTCCTCGCGCCCCAGCTCGCGCGCCATTCGCGCGATCGTCCAGTCATCGAAGGCGTACTCGAGCGTCTTGGAGGCCGCCTCCGGCTCCTTGTCGATCGGCACGTAGCCGAGCTTCATGTAGTGCTCGAGCCCCCCGTAGGGCCCGTAGGTCGCGCTGGCCACCATGGCGTCGAACGCCTGGTCCACCGGATAGCCGCGGATGCCCTTCATGAAGGCATCGGCGATCACCGGCACCGCGTGGTAGCCGATCATGCACCACGTCTCCTGGCCATGGAATTGCCAGACGGGCAGGACGCCGTGGGGGCTCGTCCGCTGCGAGGCGAGCAGCGAGTGGATGAGGTCGTTGTTGCGCTGCTCCGGTTGGATGAGTGTCAGCAGGGGGTGCTCGGCGCGGTAGGTGTCCCAGAGCGAGAACGTCGAGTAGAACTCGAACCCCTGGGCCTGATGGACCTGGTTGTCGGGGCCCCGGTAGCGGCCGTCCGCGTCGGTGAACAGGCTGGGCGCGATCAGCGAGTGGTAGATCGCCGTGTAGAGCATCTTCCGCATCGGCGCGGGCGCGTCGATGTCCACCACCGAGAGCGCCTTGCTCCATGCCTCGCGCGCCGCGGTCCGGGTGGCCTCGAAGTCCCAGCCCGGCAGGTCGCTGTCCAGGTTGCGGATGGCGTTGTCCTCGCTGACCGGGGAGATCGCCACCTTCACCAGCAGCTCGCGCTCCTTCAGCGCGCCGAAGTCGAACACGCCGACCAGCTCCCGGCCCTCGAGCAGCGCGCGCTCGGCGGTCCCCCGGCCTGGAGGCGCGAAGCCCTTGTAGTCGATCTTCTCCTCGCGGTTGTGTAGCGCGTGTCCGGCCAGTGGCCGCGAGAAGCGCATGGCGAAGTACAGCTGCCGGCCCGGCGCCCAGCCCCGGAGCTCGCGGAAGCCGGTGATCGTGCCGTCCTTGTGCACGCGCAACCGGGACCACAGCACCTTGCCCGGGTAGTTGTAGATGCTCGAGCGCAGATCGACCAGCACGTGCGCGGGTGCGTTCTCCGGGAACCGGTAGCGGTGCAGGCCGACGCGCCGGCTCGTCGTCAGCTCGGCGCGGATGTCCTCATCCGCGAGGGTGACCGCGTAGTAGCCGGGCTCGGCCTTTTCGGTGTCGTGGCTGAAACGCGAGCGGTAGCCACTGCGCGGCTTGTCCACCTCACCCGGCTCCAGCCGGACCTCTCCCGACAGGGGCATCACCAGGATGTCACCGAGATCCGAGTGCCCGGTCCCGGAGAAATGCGTGTGGGAGAAGCCCAGGATGCTGCCGTCGTCGTAGCGGTAGCCGGCCGCCCACTTGTAGCTCTCGCGGAAGTGGCGGATCTGCGTATCGGGACTCAGCTGGATCATTCCGAACGGGACGGTGGCTCCCGGGAACGTGTGGCCGTCGCCACCCGTGCCGATGAATGGATCCACCGAGCCGTAGGCCTTGTCTTCCAGTGCGCCGGCCCCGGCGGGCGACGTAGCCAACACGCCGCAGGCCGCGATGAGTGCGAGTACGCCGCGACGACGTGCGCCGGGCGTACGCTGATGATGACCCCTGTGCATGGTTTCCCTTCTCCGATGCGAGAATCCACGGGGGTCTTACACGGTTGCCTCACGGCGAGGCGAGTATCTCCAGCAGCCGTCCCAGGGTGCCCACGGCGTTGGCGTCCTCTTTGTTGATCAGGACGGCGACGGCCGCCTTGCGCTCGGGAAGGTAGCCGGCGAGGGCCGAGAAGCCGGGGATGTTGCCGTCATGGCAGTGCAGCTCGCCCGCCGGAGTCGGCAGTTTCGCGAGCGCCAGTCCGTAGGCGGGGTACTCCGGCGACTGGAGTGACACCCACTGGCGCATCTCCTCGCGCTGTTGGGGTGGGAGGAGCGAGCCCCCGAGGAGCGCCTGGTAGAAGGCGCTGACCTCGTCGGCGGTCGACGCCAGGGCACCCGCGCTCCCCGCCGCGCTCGGGTGGAGCACGTCGGTGTAGTCCATCCAGGTGGTGCTCTCGGGCGACGGGCGGATATAGCCGCGCACGGTGAGGGCGGGCAGCGGCTCGAGGCCATCGAGTCCCGTGTTCTTCAAGCCCAGGGGCTCGAAGATGCGCGTGTGCAGCTGCTGGGTGAGCGGCGTCCCGGTCACCTTCTCGATGATGAGCCCGGCGAGGATGTAGTTGGTGTTGGAGTAGCTCCACTTCGTTCCCGGCTCGAACTCGGGGGAAGCGGAGGCGCCCAGGGCGATGAGCTCCTCTGGAGTCCAGACCTTGCCCGGATTGCTCTCGAGCTGGGCGGCGAAGTCTGGAAGGGTGGTGTAGTTGGCCGCGCCGCTCGTGTGGTTCAGCAACCGGCGCACGGTGATCTCGTTCGCGCGGGGGAAGTCGGGGAACCAGGTCGACAGCGGGGCGTCCAGCGACAGCTTGCCCTCCGCCTGGAGCTGTAGCATCACCGTGGCGACATACGTCTTGGTGATGCTGCCGGCGCGCAGCCGGTCCTCGGCCTTCATGTCGGTGGCGGGCTCCATCGAGGATTTGCCCGTCGCTCCATGCCAGGTGCAGTCCTGGAGGCGGAGCGAGGCCGTGACTCCGGGGAGGTCCTCCTCCTGGAGGGAGGTCTCGAGCGCCTTCTGCAATCGAGGCGCGAGCCGCTCACAGGTGGAGACGGGGGTCTCCCCGCCAGGGGGTGGTTCCGTTTCACAGCCCGTGAGCCACAACGCCAGTGCCGTACCCAGGGAGATTCGTCCGAAACGAGAGATGTGCATTCGTGCCTTCCAAGAGGGGTCCGCGTTCGCGGCCCGTGCGGTTCGCGCACTCAAACACCCGTGCCTCGCGCATCTGTCACCCGGATTCGATTGTGGGTACCCTCGGCGCATGCGGAGTGTTCGAGCGTTCTGGGTCCGGTGGTTCGTCGTCCTCCTGGGGTGCTGCACCGCGGGCTGTGGCCTGGTGCGCAACGCCATCCAGGAAGATCGGCGGTCATCCAATGATCTTCCGGCCTTCACCCACGAGCCGGGAGCCTGGCGAAAGGAAACCGTGCGCATGCGGGATGGTGTGGAGCTGTCCACGCGCATCCTCCTGCCGAAGGGGGTGGAGCGCGCACCGGTGGTGCTCATCCGCAACCCCTACGACCTGGGGCCTTTCATCGATCTGACTTGCGATCTGTTCGTCCGCTACGGCCTGGGCTGCGTGATGCAGGACGTGCGGGGTCGGATGGCCAGTGGCGGCGAGTGGTGGCCCCTGATGAACGAGGTCTCCGATGGCCAGGACACCCTGCGCTGGCTGGTGGGGCAGCCCTTCGTCGACGGCAACGTCGCGCTCTACGGCATGTCGTACCTCGGAGGCACGGCGCTCGCCGCGGCGACGGGGGAGCTGCCGGTCGAGGTGAAGACGGTGGTCGTCTCCATCTTCGGCACGGACCTGCGGGAGGTGGTCTCCGAGCGGGGGCTCCTCCCTCATGAGCTGCTGACGGCCTGGGCGGCCTTCATGCCGGGTCGTCAGGGGACCCGTGACTCGGGGAAGGCCTACCGGATGATGCTCGAGCACCGGCCGCATCTCGAGGCCGATGTCGCGGCCATCGGCGCGCCGCTTCCGTTCTATCGGGAGTGGCTGAACGCATTGGAGCCCGGGGGCGGCCTGTGGCGGCGACCGGAGACCGAGGCCCTGCGGCGGATGCCCGAACGGCTCCCGGTTCCGATGCTCCTCGTCGGTGGCTTCGATGATCCCTTCCTGCCGGCGACGCTTCGCACCTGGGAGTCACTCGCCTCGCGCGAGCGGAGCGTGATGGTGCTGGGGCCGTGGAACCACCTGGGCTCGCAGAGCGGGGCCGTGAAGACCCCCGGCATCAAGGACGACATGAATCAGTGGGGGTTCACCATCCCGTGGCTGCGCCATGCCCTCCAGGGTGTGCCCCTGCCGTACGAGGCGGGCCGCGTGGTCGTCGCGGGGCACGGGGACAGCGGCGCCCGGGTCCTGCCCGCGTGGCCTCCCGCGACGCGGGATCAGGTGCTCTTCCTGGACACGACTCCGGCCGGAGGGGCGCCTGGGGAGTGTGCCTCGGCATCGCTGAGCGGCCAGTCACCGGACGCCCCCGCGTCGCTGACCTACCGCTACGACCCCGCCGAGCCATGGAAGAGCGAGGGAGGGGCCCGAGGACTGGCCTTCGCCATGTTGGGCCGCCAGGGAATCACGCCGGGCCCGGTGGTGCAGACGTGGCCGTGCGCGCGGCAGGACGTGCTGCGCTTCGTTGGGCCCACGTCGGAGTCCGACGTGCGCATCGCTGGCCGCGCGCGGCTGCGTCTTCGCGTGCGCTCGAGCGCGGAGGACACCGCCTTCGTCGCCAAGCTCGTCGACGTGGATGAGAAGGGGCGCGCGGTGCATGTCACCGATGGCGCGGCGACCCTGCGTCTGCCCCTGGCGGACACGCCAGCTCCTCTGCCGTACATACCGGGCAGCGAACGCGAGGTGGAGATCGACTTCTATCCGACCTCCTGGGTGTTGCCGAAGGGCCATCGGCTCGGGCTCTGGGTGTCCTCGTCGAACTACCCCATGCTGTCGGCGCACCTGAACACCGCGCGCCCCTGGTACGAGGAGACGACACCCGTGGTGGCCGCGCAGACGGTGGAGCTCGGAGGAGGGGAGGGCGCGTCGAGGCTCCTCCTGCCGGTGGAGCTTCAGGCCGAAGCACCCACCGCTTTGGTGCATTGAGCTCAGCCGCTCAGGGTCTGGCGTAACCGAGCGGTCGTGCTTCCAATCCGGAGGGGGAGGGCTCGTGGAGGAAGGTCACCCAGCCCTCCCGCCGGGAGTGGCGGGGCACGTAGGAGAGGAACAGCTCGGAGCGCTCCCGGACCTCGCCTCCCTGGCGCAGGTCCACTCCCACCCGGACCTCCTCCGCGGTCTCCTCTCCCCGGTTCTCCACCGTGATGGGCACCCGCCAGTGTCCACTCCCCTGAAGGGGCTTGCCCACGGTGACCACCAGGTCCGGAGGCGCCTCGCCCATCGTCCACGCGTCGACCACCACGTAGCCCAGCACCGCCGCCACGAGCACGCAGCTGACCGCGAAGACGCTCCGCTCCAGCCAGTTCCAATTCGCCTTCATGATTGGATGAGCAGCCTTCCCGCGGAGGCGCCGAGCGTCCCCGCGAATCCCAAGACCACCACCTGCGCCACGCAGGTGGACAATCCATTGCCGTCGAAGCGACCGAAGAACCACAACACCAGCGCCCCGGAGGCGAGCGCCAACGCATAGGTGATGACCGTGCCCATCAGCACGTCCCCCAGCCGGCGATGCCGGGTGAAGCGGTGCGCCCCCGTGAAGTCGAGCTGGTACAGGATGAGTCCTCCGAGCAGCAGTGAGAGCATCGCCGTCCCCAACAGCCGAAAGGGTGTCAGCTCCACGGCGATCATCACGATCTCCTCGGTGGGCGCCACGTTGGCCGCGAAGAGCACCGCTCCACAGAAGCCGATGACGAGCTGTCCGGGCACGTGGTCGGCCTCGTCGCGCTCCTTCGCCTCGTTCCCTTCCTTGCCGCTCTCGCCCCCGCCTCCGAACTGCGCGCTGCCCACGGATATCCCGATGGCCACGGAGCCCGCCTCCACCGTCACCATTCCCACCACTTCCGGCCATGAGCTGTTCGCGGTGATGCGGCCAATCAGGAAGAGCACCCCCGTGGACACAAGCAGTCCCAGCCCCAGCTCCTCCACCGAGTCCGTGAACACCTCGCTCCAATCCACATCCCGCCGGAAGCCACCGTAGCGGTTGTAGCCGAGCAGCAGCACGAAGGTCCCCAGCAGGTAGAGCAGCAGGTGGGCGGGTCGGGTGATGAATCCCGCCCACCAGACCTCCATCGTGTAGAGCAGCGGAATGCTGAAGAGCAGCCCTCCCGCGATGCCCCGGCCGTACTCGCGCAGGGACTCCATCACCGGACGGTGGCGCCTCTCGGGTGAAGCGGTTCTCTCCGGCTCGTGCCGCGCGTCATCCATGGCGCCGCCAATGTATGCGGTCCCTCGCCAGTGAACAGTCCCCTGCATGCACTCCCGTGTCTCTCCGTCCAATGTTCCGGCTGTCTCCGCTCGATGCCATGATGAGCGGATGGAGAATCTCGTGCTTGACCGTGTAGTCGAGGCGCTCCGGTCCGTCCCAGGCGTGGTCGCGCTCGTGCTCGGCGGCTCACGCGGGCGGGGCACGGCTGGCCCCGCTTCCGACTACGACATCGGCCTGTACTACGAGCCCGACGCGCCGCTTGATGTGGCGGCACTCCAGTCGGCCATCGCCCCGCTCGTCGATGATCCATCGTCGACGGTGACCCGGATCGGCGAGTGGGGGCCGTGGATCAACGGCGGCGGTTGGCTCACCATCGCAGGGACGGAGGTCGATCTCCTCTACCGCGATCTCGGACGCGTTCGCGAGGTCATCGCCGAGGCGCGGCAGGGCCGCTTCTCGATGAACTACCAGACAGGCCACCCTCACGGCTTCTGCTCGGTCATCTGGATGGGCGAGGTCGCGACCTGTCAGCCGCTCCTCGATCCGTTCGGCCGCATCGCGGAGCTGAAGGGCGAAACCTGGCCATACCCGGAGGCTCTAAGGGATGCGCTGATTGTCCGCTTCGGTTGGGAGGTGGGCTTCGCCATCGAGAATGCCCAGATCGCGGCCAGGCGCGCCGAGCAGACGCACATCGCGGGCTGTGCCTACCGGGCGTTGTGCTGCATGGCGCAGGTGTTGTTTGCCTTGAACGGCCGTTACCTCATCAACGAGAAGGGCGCCGTCGCAGAAGCCGCGACCTACCCGATCACCATCGAGGGCCTGGCCAGGGCGCAGGCCGAGATCTGGCGCGACATCGGAAACGCGGACCACGAGAGCGCGCTGCGCCGGCTGCGCGGCTTGTCCGACGGTCTGCGCGCGATCATGGAGCGAGTGGGGACGAAGGGGTAAGCCCACTCTTCCAGAAGTCGAAGGGAGAGGGTGGAGAACCGGCCCGATCAGCTTTCCTTCTTGATCTGCTGGGCGAGGTAGTTCGTCTCGCCTACCTGCTTCATCAGCTCGAACTGGGCTTCGAGCCAGTCGATGTGCTCCTCGGTGTCCTCGAGGATCGTCTCCAGCAGCTCGCGGCTGCCGTTGTCCCCCAACGAGCGGCACGTCTCGATGCCCTCGTTGAGTCGCTTCTGCGAGCCGAGCTCCAGGTCCAGATCCAGACGGAGCATCTCCGGGATGCTCTCGCCCACGTTCACCTTGCCCAGGCGCTGCAGGTTGGGCAGGCCATCGAGGAACAGGATGCGTTGGACGAGCCGGTCGGCGTGCTTCATCTCGCCGATCGACTCTTCGTAGATCTTCTTTCCGAGCCGCTCATACCCCCAGTTGCTCGCGATGCGCGCGTGCAGGAAGTACTCGTTGATCGCCGTCAACTCGGTGGTCAGGATGTCGTTGAGGAGGTCGAGGACCTGGGGGTGGCCTTTCATAGAACCGCGGACACTAACGGGAGGGTGATGCCCGTACAATCCTCCCGAGCAGCGGATCTGGCACAGGCCTCCTGCCGGTTCTCCGTGAGGAGCTGAGCCAGCTGGCTCTTGCACCCCCCACATCCGGTTCCAGCTCCACACGCGCGTCCCAGGTCATCCACAGTCCGCACCCCCTCGGAAATCCGGGCTCGAATGGTCCGATCCGACACGACACGGCACAGGCACACGATCATACGGGGCTCGAGTCACGACTGGCCGCAGCAAGCGGCGCTCATTCAAATGAGAATGATAATAAGTTTCAAAACCCCCCTGGTCAAGCCGCGTCCGGGGAGGGCTCTGTCCAGGAGCGCACACCCGGCCCTTCGCGGGTGCCGGCCGGCTTGGAGGGCAGGCGGCCTTCCGTGAAGGAGAGGGTGGGTGCAGGTGGGACTGGCGAGGACTGCCCCGTGGCTACCCGAGCAGCGATGACGAGCCACTCGGAGACATTCGAAGGGGTGGCTTCCACCCTCCACGCCGCGTCTCGTCCCGGCTCGATGTTCAAGTACGGACTGTTCAGTATCGGGCATGATATTGAATTGTATGTATTAGCAAAGCACATGGCTGGTGCATTGTTTGCTGGTTTTGTTTGTTTTCCCAGGAATGGATGGGAGGATGTTCATGCGCACAATCACAGCCAGAATCCATCGGATTCTTTCCTTGCTGCTCTGGGGATGCCTCGTCTGTGCCCCCGGGTGCTCGGACAGCACCCGGGACAACGGGGGCAACGGCTCGTCGTCGGAAGGGACGGGCTATCACCGGAACGATCAGGGCATGACCGCCCAAGCCGGTGGCAACGTCTTTCTCATCGGAAGCGGTATCTATGACATCACCGGCCCGGCCGGAGAGCTCACGATGATGGGGTTTGCCGTATCGGAACAGAAAACCGCCGGCATCCACATGAGGCTGCGGTCACGGGCTTTCGTCATCGGCGACGGTACCAGGCGGGTCGTCTTTGTCAGCGCCGACCTGGGCCAACTCTTCCAGATGGTAAAGCTGAAAGTGAGCGAGAAGATCGCGGCCAATGCCGAGCTCGCGCAATATTACAACACGAAAAACATCCTCCTGTCGGCGACGCATACCCACAGCGGCCCCGGGGGCTATTCGGGGTATTTTCTGTATGACGCGACCATCAACGGGTTCGTGAGACAGAATTTCGACGCCATCGTGGACGGCATCTACCAGTCCATCCTGCGCGCCCATGCCAACGTGAAGCCCGGCAAGATCCTCGTCAACGAAGGGACGCTCGAGGGCGTCGGCGGGAACCGCGCGGTGGAAGCCTACAACAACAACCCCGCGGCGGAGCGGGCCCGGTATGACAGCATCACGGACAAGACCATGACGCTTCTGAAGCTCGTCGGCCTCGATGGCGAGGAGATCGGCATGGTGAACTGGTACGCGGTGCACCCGGACAGCATCGGCCCCGGAAACAGGTTGATCAGCGGCGACAACAAGGGCTGGGCGTCGTACCTCTTCGAGAAGGAAAAGGGGACGGATTACCTGGCGAACAAGACATTCGTGGCCGCGTTCGCCCAGGCCAACGCCGGCGATGTGACGCCGAATATCGGGTTCGGTCATGCGCCTCCCGATTTGACGTTCGAGAAGAACAAGAGCCTGGAGAACGCCGTCCTCAAACAATACAACAAGGCGAAAGAGCTTTACGACGGCGCGACGAGGGAGCTGACCGGCTCGGTGGATTTCCGCCACGAGTGGGTGGATATGAGGACGCTCTACGTCGCTTCCGCGGGAACCACGACCTGCGCGGCCGGTATGGGGGCCTCCTTCTCGGCCGGCAGCCCGTATGACAATCCGAGCCCCTCGCCGCTCTTCCCGAACGGGACCACGGTTGACAGCGTGCAGTGGAGCGAGGGCGCCGGCAAGGCGGCGCTCTTCCAACTCCTGGGCGGCGTCTTCGCCTTCGCGTGGCCGGCGACCACCGACGCGGCGTACAAGCAGTGCCATGCGGAAAAACCGGTGCTGATACCGACTGGCGTGGCGGGCCTCAACATCAACGGTCCGACCATGACCCCGCAGATCATGCCCCTCCAGGTATTGAAGATAGGGAATCTGGCCATCGTCGCCGTACCCGCCGAGGTGACCACCATGGCGGGCCGCCGCCTGAAGGACACGGTGAAGACGGAGCTTGCGAGCGTCGGCGTCGACACGGTGGTCATCGCCGGGCTCTCCAACTCGTACGCGTCATACCTGGCCACCCGGGAGGAGTACGCCAAGCAGTGGTATGAGGGGGCCTGCACGCAGTTCGGTCCGAACGAGCTGGCCGCCTTTCAGCAGGAATATACCAGGCTGAGCAAGGCCATCGTCAGCGGCGCCGACGTCGCGGCCGGCCCCACACCCGAGGACGTGACGGGCCAGACGGTCGATATGACCGCGAAGGTGGTGCTGGACGACAAGCCGCTCGACAAGGACTTCGGGAGCGTGATCACTCAGCCGGCCGCGAGCTATGCGAG
This is a stretch of genomic DNA from Archangium violaceum. It encodes these proteins:
- a CDS encoding GH92 family glycosyl hydrolase, which codes for MHRGHHQRTPGARRRGVLALIAACGVLATSPAGAGALEDKAYGSVDPFIGTGGDGHTFPGATVPFGMIQLSPDTQIRHFRESYKWAAGYRYDDGSILGFSHTHFSGTGHSDLGDILVMPLSGEVRLEPGEVDKPRSGYRSRFSHDTEKAEPGYYAVTLADEDIRAELTTSRRVGLHRYRFPENAPAHVLVDLRSSIYNYPGKVLWSRLRVHKDGTITGFRELRGWAPGRQLYFAMRFSRPLAGHALHNREEKIDYKGFAPPGRGTAERALLEGRELVGVFDFGALKERELLVKVAISPVSEDNAIRNLDSDLPGWDFEATRTAAREAWSKALSVVDIDAPAPMRKMLYTAIYHSLIAPSLFTDADGRYRGPDNQVHQAQGFEFYSTFSLWDTYRAEHPLLTLIQPEQRNNDLIHSLLASQRTSPHGVLPVWQFHGQETWCMIGYHAVPVIADAFMKGIRGYPVDQAFDAMVASATYGPYGGLEHYMKLGYVPIDKEPEAASKTLEYAFDDWTIARMARELGREDVAKSFEQRARNYRNVFDTKTGFVRARKSDGGYREPFDPAAVGYGSDYTEGNAWQYSWYVPQDTAGLIKLLGGDAKLTAKLDAVFDTRVSPEAFAHVEDISGLIGYYAHGNEPSHHVAYLYNHTGQPWRTQERLKQIIDSQYKATTDGLAGNDDCGQMSAWLVFTALGFYPVTPGSNEYVIGRPFVERAAMTLPNGKRFTVVTENLGDGNPYIGKVTLNGKPLERSYVRHEELLAGGELRFVMQSKPNKKWATRPDSRPYSLSPYSH
- a CDS encoding serine hydrolase domain-containing protein; the protein is MHISRFGRISLGTALALWLTGCETEPPPGGETPVSTCERLAPRLQKALETSLQEEDLPGVTASLRLQDCTWHGATGKSSMEPATDMKAEDRLRAGSITKTYVATVMLQLQAEGKLSLDAPLSTWFPDFPRANEITVRRLLNHTSGAANYTTLPDFAAQLESNPGKVWTPEELIALGASASPEFEPGTKWSYSNTNYILAGLIIEKVTGTPLTQQLHTRIFEPLGLKNTGLDGLEPLPALTVRGYIRPSPESTTWMDYTDVLHPSAAGSAGALASTADEVSAFYQALLGGSLLPPQQREEMRQWVSLQSPEYPAYGLALAKLPTPAGELHCHDGNIPGFSALAGYLPERKAAVAVLINKEDANAVGTLGRLLEILASP
- a CDS encoding CocE/NonD family hydrolase, whose protein sequence is MRSVRAFWVRWFVVLLGCCTAGCGLVRNAIQEDRRSSNDLPAFTHEPGAWRKETVRMRDGVELSTRILLPKGVERAPVVLIRNPYDLGPFIDLTCDLFVRYGLGCVMQDVRGRMASGGEWWPLMNEVSDGQDTLRWLVGQPFVDGNVALYGMSYLGGTALAAATGELPVEVKTVVVSIFGTDLREVVSERGLLPHELLTAWAAFMPGRQGTRDSGKAYRMMLEHRPHLEADVAAIGAPLPFYREWLNALEPGGGLWRRPETEALRRMPERLPVPMLLVGGFDDPFLPATLRTWESLASRERSVMVLGPWNHLGSQSGAVKTPGIKDDMNQWGFTIPWLRHALQGVPLPYEAGRVVVAGHGDSGARVLPAWPPATRDQVLFLDTTPAGGAPGECASASLSGQSPDAPASLTYRYDPAEPWKSEGGARGLAFAMLGRQGITPGPVVQTWPCARQDVLRFVGPTSESDVRIAGRARLRLRVRSSAEDTAFVAKLVDVDEKGRAVHVTDGAATLRLPLADTPAPLPYIPGSEREVEIDFYPTSWVLPKGHRLGLWVSSSNYPMLSAHLNTARPWYEETTPVVAAQTVELGGGEGASRLLLPVELQAEAPTALVH
- a CDS encoding TIGR02587 family membrane protein; this encodes MDDARHEPERTASPERRHRPVMESLREYGRGIAGGLLFSIPLLYTMEVWWAGFITRPAHLLLYLLGTFVLLLGYNRYGGFRRDVDWSEVFTDSVEELGLGLLVSTGVLFLIGRITANSSWPEVVGMVTVEAGSVAIGISVGSAQFGGGGESGKEGNEAKERDEADHVPGQLVIGFCGAVLFAANVAPTEEIVMIAVELTPFRLLGTAMLSLLLGGLILYQLDFTGAHRFTRHRRLGDVLMGTVITYALALASGALVLWFFGRFDGNGLSTCVAQVVVLGFAGTLGASAGRLLIQS
- a CDS encoding nucleotidyltransferase domain-containing protein; the protein is MENLVLDRVVEALRSVPGVVALVLGGSRGRGTAGPASDYDIGLYYEPDAPLDVAALQSAIAPLVDDPSSTVTRIGEWGPWINGGGWLTIAGTEVDLLYRDLGRVREVIAEARQGRFSMNYQTGHPHGFCSVIWMGEVATCQPLLDPFGRIAELKGETWPYPEALRDALIVRFGWEVGFAIENAQIAARRAEQTHIAGCAYRALCCMAQVLFALNGRYLINEKGAVAEAATYPITIEGLARAQAEIWRDIGNADHESALRRLRGLSDGLRAIMERVGTKG
- the bfr gene encoding bacterioferritin, translated to MKGHPQVLDLLNDILTTELTAINEYFLHARIASNWGYERLGKKIYEESIGEMKHADRLVQRILFLDGLPNLQRLGKVNVGESIPEMLRLDLDLELGSQKRLNEGIETCRSLGDNGSRELLETILEDTEEHIDWLEAQFELMKQVGETNYLAQQIKKES
- a CDS encoding (2Fe-2S)-binding protein, with translation MIVCLCRVVSDRTIRARISEGVRTVDDLGRACGAGTGCGGCKSQLAQLLTENRQEACARSAAREDCTGITLPLVSAVL
- a CDS encoding neutral/alkaline ceramidase: MTAQAGGNVFLIGSGIYDITGPAGELTMMGFAVSEQKTAGIHMRLRSRAFVIGDGTRRVVFVSADLGQLFQMVKLKVSEKIAANAELAQYYNTKNILLSATHTHSGPGGYSGYFLYDATINGFVRQNFDAIVDGIYQSILRAHANVKPGKILVNEGTLEGVGGNRAVEAYNNNPAAERARYDSITDKTMTLLKLVGLDGEEIGMVNWYAVHPDSIGPGNRLISGDNKGWASYLFEKEKGTDYLANKTFVAAFAQANAGDVTPNIGFGHAPPDLTFEKNKSLENAVLKQYNKAKELYDGATRELTGSVDFRHEWVDMRTLYVASAGTTTCAAGMGASFSAGSPYDNPSPSPLFPNGTTVDSVQWSEGAGKAALFQLLGGVFAFAWPATTDAAYKQCHAEKPVLIPTGVAGLNINGPTMTPQIMPLQVLKIGNLAIVAVPAEVTTMAGRRLKDTVKTELASVGVDTVVIAGLSNSYASYLATREEYAKQWYEGACTQFGPNELAAFQQEYTRLSKAIVSGADVAAGPTPEDVTGQTVDMTAKVVLDDKPLDKDFGSVITQPAASYARGSLVTVQYWGGHPNNNLQTQGSFLAVEKLVNGAWVAIAWDWDPETTYRWERSGISYSKITITWDTRNAAAGTYRIRHKGHWKSGWTGQISPYEGVSEPFTVL